In the genome of Planococcus donghaensis, the window ATTTGATTGATTTTCTTTTGAGACGGTTTTTGTCCCATTTGCATCATCATGATTCGTAGCATTTCTTCATTGATTGGTGGGTTATCTTGCAAATATTTCATCATATATCGACGAGCGATATAGAATCCAAGTGCAACACCTGCGAGTAAAGCCACGATAACGATTACGATCCAGATCCATGTATCCATTCTTGTTACCTCCTTCGTGTTGCGTAAATAAGTAGTGCACCACAATGGATTATACTATAAAAAAAGTATTGTGACCATAAGTAGAAAAATAATAAAAAAATGGGAGCCATAACTGCTCCCATTCTTCATTTTACTGTTCGTTGATTAAGTTTTTCACTTTGTTTGCTACGTTTTCAACTGTGAAGCCAAGCTCTTCCATAATGCGTTCGCCTGGTGCACTTGCGCCAAAACGGTCGATCGCTAAAATGTCGCCTTCCTCGCCTGTATAACGATCCCACCCGAATGAAGTACCAACTTCAATCGCTAGACGTTTTTTAACAGTTTTCGGAATAACAGATTGCTTGTATTCTTTGTCTTGTTTTTCGAAACGATCCCATGATGGCATTGAAACAACTGATACATTAATGCCTTCTTCAGCCAATTGCTTTTGAGCTGCAACAGCTAAACCAACTTCAGATCCAGTCGCTAACAACAATGCTTGTGGGTTTTCAACAGGTGATACCACATAAGCGCCTTTTTCAACGCCTGCTTCAGCTAGTTCCCCGCTGTTTTCCAAAATCGGTAAATCTTGACGCGATAAAACTAAAAGAGTTGGTGTTGTTTTAGCTGTTAACGCTAAACGCCATGCCGCTTTTGTTTCGTTTGCATCTGCCGGACGGACAACGCTTAAGTTTGGCATTGCACGTAGAGAAGCTAAATGTTCAACCGGCTCGTGCGTTGGACCATCTTCCCCAACAGCTACACTGTCATGCGTGAACACGTATGTTACAGGAAGACCCATTAAAGCAGCTAAACGAATCGCTGGACGAACATAGTCACTAAAGACGAAGAACGTTCCACCAAAGACATGAAGTCCCCCGTGAAGTGCCATACCGTTTAATGCAGCACCCATTGCGAATTCACGAACACCAAACCAAATGTTGCGGCCTTCAGGGTGTTCAGCGTCAAAGTCGCCTGCACCTTTGATGTTTGTTTTGTTAGATCCCGCAAGGTCAGCACTACCACCAAAGAATGACGGAACCGTTTTAGCGATTGCATTGATCATGTCTCCAGATGAAGCACGCGTTGCTTGTTTCTTGCCAGCTTCGTATGTTGGGAATTCTGAATCAAAGTTTTCAGGAAGTTCCCCGCGAATAGCCATTTGCAATTGTTTAGCTAGTTCCGGGTGTGCTGATTCGTATTGAGCGTATAATTCGTTCCATTCAGATTCAGCTTTTGCTCCCAATTCTTGTGTCGCTTGTTCAAATGTTTCATACACTTCTTCTGGTACGTGGAACGATTCTTCAAATGTCCACTCGTAATTTTCTTTTGTTAATTTCATTTCATCTTCACCAAGTGGCGCTCCGTGTGAATCTGCTTTACCAGATTTGTTTGGAGACCCGTAACCAATGACTGTTTTAACTTCGATTAATGTTGGTTTGTCTGAAGATTGCTTTGCTTGTGCAATTTTTTCAGACAAATCACCCATTTCGTTGCCATCATCTACGCGCAAGTAGTTCCAGCCATATGACTCAAAACGTTTTTGAACGTTTTCAGAAAAACTTTTGCCCAGTGGTCCATCTAATGAGATGTCATTGCTATCGTAAAGAACTACTAATTTATTTAACTTTAAATGACCCGCAAGAGAAATTGCTTCTCCCGCAACACCTTCCATTAAATCACCATCTCCGCATAAAGCGAATGTGTTGTGATCTACGATGTTCATGCCTTCTTTGTTGTATGTAGCTGCTAAGTGACGTTCAGCCATCGCCATACCAACGGCCATACCAATTCCTTGGCCAAGTGGTCCAGTTGTTGCTTCAACACCTACAGTGTGACCAAATTCCGGGTGACCCGGTGTTTTTGAATCCCATTGACGGAAATTTTTAATTTCATCCATTTCCAAGCCATAACCGCTTAAATGAAGCAAGCTATATAAAAGCATGGAACCATGTCCTGCCGATAACACAAAACGGTCACGGTTAAACCAATCCGGATTTTTCGGGTTATGGTTCATGTGTTTCGTCCACAATGTATACGCCATTGGAGCTGCGCCCATTGGCAATCCTGGGTGACCAGAATTTGCTTTCTCAATAGCATCGATGGAAAGTGTGCGAATTGTTGTTACTGCAAGTTGATCTGCGTGGGTTGACATAGTAACATCCTCTCTCAAACAAAAATTTAATCCTATTCTAGTTTAGTCAACTATAGGAAAGAATACAATGAAAAAGAGAATAAGTATTTAATTCAAATACTTATTCTCTCGAATATTTTTGACCTTTTCAGGTGTTACATCGTTTCCTTCAGGGTCAATTACTTTTACGTTTTCAATTGTACCGCGCATTGTCTTGCGGAAAGTTTGTAAATACTCTTGGCGCAAAGCAGATTGTTCTTTTGCCTCTTCTTTTGACAAACCTTCTGTTTTCGACTTACGTGACAATTGATTAATGCGGTTTAATTTGTCTGGTGATAACATACACATCCACCTTTCTTCTTTCATATCGTACAAAAAAAGTCGGGTTTCTGCAATGGTTTAGTCTTCCATAAGTCTTTGATATTCTTTAAAGCGACGATGTACCGTAGCTTTACTTGCTTGATAGCCGAAGCCTTGAAGCGTTACAGCAATTTCACTAAATGTTAGGCCATTGCTCTTTAAGCTCACAATTTGATCAATAGGTAAATCTAAGCGTTCGCGCCCATCAGGATTTCCTTTGCCTTTTAAATTTCTTTCTGGTTTATAACCATTATCAACAGCACGTTTCATGCCTCGTTTAATTTTAGCATTGTGTATTTTACGCTGATATTCTTCAACAATCGCTAATATTTCTAAAACCATGTCATCCATATCGTTTAATGCAATGGGTCCTTGATCTGACAATGTATAAACTTTCACATCGTATTTTTTCATCACATGTAACAGCGCTATGCGTGCATGACCTCTGCCTAAGCGTGTTTCATCTTGTATAAACACTGCTTCTACTTTTTCAGTTTTAATGCTGTTGAGCATTTCTAATAATCCATCACGGTCCATTTCGTATCCACTATGTTGATCAGTGAATACACCATCTACTTTATAGGATTGTTGAAATGCAAACTTCATCAATTCTTCTTCTTGTCTTTCTAGTGAAGATTCCTGCGTATCTTTTGTCGTGCTGACACGACAATATATAAAAGCGTTTTTCTTCATTCAGAATCACCTGCAAATGCACTTGTTTCATCTGGAGAAAAATTTAGTTGTTCACTGGGTATTTTAAGTGATTGTCCAGCAATAATTTTTGCAGTAGAAAGATTATTTTCTTTCATAATTTCCTCAATCCATTCATGATGGGGAGTCGAACCACTAAAAGATTCAGCTAATGTCCAAAGTGTATCCCCTTCTTCTATTTTTACTTGGCTGGTTTGTACACTATTTGTATTATGAGTCAAAATTACGTAAAAAGTAAATACCATAATTAAAGCAAAGAATAAGATTAGGTAAGAATTTTGTCGGATGATTGTCATCTAAATCGCCTCCTGAGAATAAGTGCTCGGAATGTATGTTCTCATAATAATGCGAACAAGTGTTTTTGTCAACGATAAAATTCGAACCTATGTTTGCATTTCATAGCCCGAGTTGGTATACTATTGGTAGAAATCCAGTAGAACTACTCAAATGAGGTGAAACGGTTGAAAAAAGTATCTAAACGTCAAGAAGACATACTGACATTCATAAAAGAAGAAGTCCGCCTAAAAGGCTATCCACCTTCCGTTCGTGAAATTGGAGAAGCAGTTGGCCTAGCATCTAGTTCGACCGTTCATGGTCACTTGGCACGCCTTGAAAGTAAAGGCCTGATCCGTCGTGATCCTACAAAACCAAGAGCAATTGAAGTTATCAGCACCGAAGAAGCATTAATTGATAAAAGTCCAGTATTGCACGTTCCATTAATCGGTAAAGTCACAGCAGGTATGCCAATTACAGCTATTGAGAATGTTGAAGAATACTTCCCGCTACCTCAAAGCTACGGTACGGAAGATGATCATATTTTCATGCTCGAAATTATGGGTGAAAGTATGATTGAAGCAGGAATTTTAAACGGAGATTATGTGGTGGTAAAACAACAGCAAACCGCTAATAACGGTGATATTGTTGTTGCGATGACTGCAGAAGACGAAGCAACAGTAAAACGTTTCTTCCGCGAAGATAACTATTTCCGCTTACAGCCAGAAAATTCTTCAATGGATCCAATCATTGTGGATCAAGTTTCTATTTTAGGTAAAGTGGTTGGCGTTTATCGCCAAATCCATTAAAAAGAATTTTGATTAAATTGCTATAGTAAAAATAAAAATAGGCATTGGAATAGAACTATTCCAATGCCTATTTTTTTATATTTTAACACAGTAATTTTTCAACTCAATATTTTTATTATGTAAACAAAAACCTTTATTGTTTAATACAGCTAAAAGCTAAAATAACGGGGATTCTTTTTCTACGTTCGTATTCTTCTTCATCATGAAAATCTTGACGTCTTGGCATACCTTCACGAAGACCGGTAATTGTAAATCCTGCCTTTGTTAAAGAGGCAAAGTAACTCTCAATCGTTCGATGATGTTTAACTACAATTTTATCTATCCACGGCTCATGTCGCTCGCCTTCTTTAAAGTAGTCATCGACAACCCAATTCCCTCTTCTTTCACCTGTCTTTTTGCTCTCAAAAGAAGAAGTTGTTAAAGGGTGTTGAACACTAAAGACAAACTGTCCCCCATTCTTTAAGCTGTTGTGAATGTTAATGAATAACTCATCTATCTTTATTAAATAGTGAATGGCCAAACGGGAAGTAACTAGATCAAAATGTTCTTGCGGAAAATCGAACGATTCCATCGTGGATTTTGTAATCTCACCTTGAAGGCCTTCCAAATTTTGAGATGCTAGTTTACTCATTTGTTCAGATCCTTCTACTCCTTGGTAGTAAAGTGCTCCTAACTCCATTAACTCTTTTCCGAACTCGGCATCTCCACAACCTAAATCCAATATGCGTTTGTCTTGCACACCTGTAAGTAAGTCATACATTACGGGTTTTTCAATGCTATTATTCGGACTATCCACTCGATTTCTTCGTTGTAAATAATTCAACAAAAACTCTTTTTCATCATAAACACTCGAACCTTTAAATTCCAAACTAACTCCCCCTTGTTAATAACTAAAAAAAGATGCCGCATAAGCAGCACCTTAACGTGCAGCTTATCAAGAAAAACTCTTCTATAATTCGCTGACTTTAATATAGTTAACTAAATTGATCGTGATCCGGTAAATAAAACCTGTTTCCTTGTTCGAAATTTCATAAGTACCATTTGATGGGATTTGACTTAATGCTGATTCTTTATCCATGGCCTGAACATTGTGAACGATGGTGTTTTCTTGATCAAAATTGAACTCAACTCGAAACGTCTTCATGTAATGGCCTCCCTTAAAGTATCACGCTCTTCGTGACTCAGTTTACCATAGTTAGGTTTCTATTGCTGTTTGTATAATTCTTTGTAGACAACAACTTTAAGAGCTAATAACTCTTCTTCGCTTAAGTTTTCTTCAAGTTTTTGAATGACCTCTTCTGCAGTCATCGTGCCGTCTTCTACGCCCGATTTCATCTTAGCCAAGTCACTGATTCCCACTTTTTTAATCAACGTGCCAGCAGCATCTCCTGTCGTTTGAAACGGCAAAGTTTGTTGTTTTGGCTCCGCGATTTCTGCTTCTTCTATGTATTGGCGCATTTTCGGATCATTTTCTACATACTCCACAACTTTTTCCAGCTGACCATTGCTCCGCATTTTTTCAGTCGCTTCTATTGCTAAGCGTTCCGTAGAAAGATCTGGACCTACCACATATACACCTATTCCAGCAAAAGAAAAGAAAATCAAAAATACGATGATTGTCATTAAAAAGCGCATGGCCGACGCCTCCTTTGTTTTATTGATTATAACAGTAGATGAGACGAAGTGTATAAAGTTTCCAAAAAAACCTCAAAATCCTATACTAAAGGAAATTGAGGTCTTTTTTAAGTATTTTCGGTTATTTGTTGTTTTTGCTGCTCCGCGATCCACCAGTCTATGTGTTCTAAGTTAAAAATCACAATATCCTGATAAGCTTTACGATGCGGAATTTTTCTTTTTAGCATTAACTCAGTAATTTGCTCTGCAGCCACAGGATAATTTACGGATTCCAAATAAGTTACCAAATTTGAAATGCCTTGTATCTTTCTCAATTTAATCCCCTCCCACAAAATCCTCCTTATCGTGTACAAAGGAAAATTCAGTACGAGTTATTAAATGTATAGGCTGCGTTATATTATTACCTTTATATTCGTTTTCTAAACATTTTTTCACTAATATATTAGCTCAGTCCATTATCAACTTAGCTAGTTTGAAAATATAAAAAAACCGTTGGAGCTATAAGCCCCAACGGTTCTCCTATTAATACATTTTCAAGTATTGCTCGCGTTCCCACGGGTGTACTGATGTGCGGAACATGTCCCACTCGATTTCTTTCGCTTCAACGAAGTTATTTAGAATATGTTCGCCTAAAGCTTTAGTCATTACTTCATTCTTTTGTAACTCTTGTAGTGCAGCATACAACGTGCCAGGTAGGTCTTTAATGCCAACAGCTTCACGCTCTTTCTTGTTCATTGCATAGATGTTGCGATCTACTGGGTTTGGCGGAGTCAATTTTCTACGGATGCCGTCAAGACCTGCACCTAATAGTACTGCCATTGCTAAGTATGGGTTAGCAGCTGGATCGACTGAACGCACTTCAACACGTGTAGACAAGCCGCGTGATGCTGGAATACGGATTAACGGGCTTCTGTTTTGTCCAGACCAAGCGATGTAACAAGGTGCTTCGTATCCAGGAACTAGACGCTTGTATGAGTTTACTAGCGGGTTTGTAACAGCTGTAAATCCTTCAGCGTGCTCTAAAATACCAGCAAGGAATTGGTAAGCAGTTTCACTTAGCTTCATTTCGCCATCTTCGTCAAGGAATGTATTGCGGTCTCCATCAAACAACGAAACGTTCATGTGCATACCAGAACCGTTTACACCGAATAGTGGTTTCGGCATGAATGTTGCATGTAGTCCGTGTTTACGAGCGATTGTTTTAACAACAAGTTTGAACGTTTGAATATCATCACATGCTTTTACAGCATCTGCATATTTAAAGTCAATTTCGTGTTGCCCCGGTGCCACTTCGTGGTGAGATGCTTCGATTTCAAAGCCCATTTCCTCTAACTCAAGCACGATGTCACGTCGGCAGTTTTCGCCAAGGTCCATAGGCGCTAAGTCAAAATAACCACCGTGGTCATTTAATTCAAGAGATGGTTCGCCTTTTTCATCCAGTTTGAACAAGAAGAATTCTGGTTCTGGTCCAAGGTTGAAATGTGTGAATCCTAGCTCTTCCATTTCTTTTAATACACGCTTCAAGTTTGTACGTGGATCTCCAGCAAATGGTGTGCCGTCTGCACTGTAAATATCACAGATCAAACGTGCTACTTTTCCTTTACCTGTGATCCATGGGAACACA includes:
- a CDS encoding YneF family protein, which codes for MDTWIWIVIVIVALLAGVALGFYIARRYMMKYLQDNPPINEEMLRIMMMQMGQKPSQKKINQMMTQMNKASTKPEKKVKK
- the tkt gene encoding transketolase, with the translated sequence MSTHADQLAVTTIRTLSIDAIEKANSGHPGLPMGAAPMAYTLWTKHMNHNPKNPDWFNRDRFVLSAGHGSMLLYSLLHLSGYGLEMDEIKNFRQWDSKTPGHPEFGHTVGVEATTGPLGQGIGMAVGMAMAERHLAATYNKEGMNIVDHNTFALCGDGDLMEGVAGEAISLAGHLKLNKLVVLYDSNDISLDGPLGKSFSENVQKRFESYGWNYLRVDDGNEMGDLSEKIAQAKQSSDKPTLIEVKTVIGYGSPNKSGKADSHGAPLGEDEMKLTKENYEWTFEESFHVPEEVYETFEQATQELGAKAESEWNELYAQYESAHPELAKQLQMAIRGELPENFDSEFPTYEAGKKQATRASSGDMINAIAKTVPSFFGGSADLAGSNKTNIKGAGDFDAEHPEGRNIWFGVREFAMGAALNGMALHGGLHVFGGTFFVFSDYVRPAIRLAALMGLPVTYVFTHDSVAVGEDGPTHEPVEHLASLRAMPNLSVVRPADANETKAAWRLALTAKTTPTLLVLSRQDLPILENSGELAEAGVEKGAYVVSPVENPQALLLATGSEVGLAVAAQKQLAEEGINVSVVSMPSWDRFEKQDKEYKQSVIPKTVKKRLAIEVGTSFGWDRYTGEEGDILAIDRFGASAPGERIMEELGFTVENVANKVKNLINEQ
- a CDS encoding DUF896 domain-containing protein, translated to MLSPDKLNRINQLSRKSKTEGLSKEEAKEQSALRQEYLQTFRKTMRGTIENVKVIDPEGNDVTPEKVKNIRENKYLN
- a CDS encoding YneB family resolvase-like protein, producing MKKNAFIYCRVSTTKDTQESSLERQEEELMKFAFQQSYKVDGVFTDQHSGYEMDRDGLLEMLNSIKTEKVEAVFIQDETRLGRGHARIALLHVMKKYDVKVYTLSDQGPIALNDMDDMVLEILAIVEEYQRKIHNAKIKRGMKRAVDNGYKPERNLKGKGNPDGRERLDLPIDQIVSLKSNGLTFSEIAVTLQGFGYQASKATVHRRFKEYQRLMED
- the yneA gene encoding cell division suppressor protein YneA, encoding MTIIRQNSYLILFFALIMVFTFYVILTHNTNSVQTSQVKIEEGDTLWTLAESFSGSTPHHEWIEEIMKENNLSTAKIIAGQSLKIPSEQLNFSPDETSAFAGDSE
- the lexA gene encoding transcriptional repressor LexA, producing MKKVSKRQEDILTFIKEEVRLKGYPPSVREIGEAVGLASSSTVHGHLARLESKGLIRRDPTKPRAIEVISTEEALIDKSPVLHVPLIGKVTAGMPITAIENVEEYFPLPQSYGTEDDHIFMLEIMGESMIEAGILNGDYVVVKQQQTANNGDIVVAMTAEDEATVKRFFREDNYFRLQPENSSMDPIIVDQVSILGKVVGVYRQIH
- a CDS encoding class I SAM-dependent methyltransferase gives rise to the protein MEFKGSSVYDEKEFLLNYLQRRNRVDSPNNSIEKPVMYDLLTGVQDKRILDLGCGDAEFGKELMELGALYYQGVEGSEQMSKLASQNLEGLQGEITKSTMESFDFPQEHFDLVTSRLAIHYLIKIDELFINIHNSLKNGGQFVFSVQHPLTTSSFESKKTGERRGNWVVDDYFKEGERHEPWIDKIVVKHHRTIESYFASLTKAGFTITGLREGMPRRQDFHDEEEYERRKRIPVILAFSCIKQ
- the glnA gene encoding type I glutamate--ammonia ligase, with product MGKYSKEDIHRLVKEENVNFIRLQFTDILGVIKNVEIPTSQLDKALDNKMMFDGSSIDGFVRIEESDMYLFPDLDTWVVFPWITGKGKVARLICDIYSADGTPFAGDPRTNLKRVLKEMEELGFTHFNLGPEPEFFLFKLDEKGEPSLELNDHGGYFDLAPMDLGENCRRDIVLELEEMGFEIEASHHEVAPGQHEIDFKYADAVKACDDIQTFKLVVKTIARKHGLHATFMPKPLFGVNGSGMHMNVSLFDGDRNTFLDEDGEMKLSETAYQFLAGILEHAEGFTAVTNPLVNSYKRLVPGYEAPCYIAWSGQNRSPLIRIPASRGLSTRVEVRSVDPAANPYLAMAVLLGAGLDGIRRKLTPPNPVDRNIYAMNKKEREAVGIKDLPGTLYAALQELQKNEVMTKALGEHILNNFVEAKEIEWDMFRTSVHPWEREQYLKMY